A genomic segment from Nicotiana sylvestris chromosome 1, ASM39365v2, whole genome shotgun sequence encodes:
- the LOC104245534 gene encoding kinesin-like protein KIN-14I, which produces MAMEEGILAISVASVVEDVLQQHGKRLSDIDLASRKAEEASLRRYEAAGWLRKTVGVVAAKDLPAEPSEEDFRLGLRSGIVLCNVLNKIQPGAVQKVVEAPPDSVNVPDGAALSAYQYFENVRNFLVAVEEMGLASFEASDLEKGGKSSRIVNCVLALKSYAEWKQGGGSGSWKYSGNSKPSSAGKQFFRRNSEPFMNSISRTSSISDKSLDSTEPDAREMVNTGSLHMLVRELLSDKKQEDVPFIVENMLSKVMEEFEHRLASQSEQLKTSHKETAVSNTDGSPLELTREETQVAMVKDEEKAASEGTCDRININDGVSTTQVVKQLMLVEQQHREVQQLKSTLHAAKVDMQFLQLKYQEEVSNLGKHLHGLAHAASSYQKVLEENRKLYNQVQDLKGNIRVYCRVRPFLPGQQNGLSTVDHIDDENITITTPSKYGKEGKKLFTFNKVFGPSATQAKVFADTQPLIRSVLDGFNVCIFAYGQTGSGKTHTMTGPSDLTKETLGVNYRALSDLFLISEQRRDVISYDISVQMVEIYNEQVRDLLTPDGVNKKVEIRNSSQKGFNVPDANLVPVTSTSDVMNLMNLGHKNRAVSATAMNDRSSRSHSCLTVHVQGRNMTSGAILRGSMHLVDLAGSERVDKSEAVGDRLKEATHINKSLSALGDVISSLAQKNSHVPYRNSKLTQLLQDSLGGQAKTLMFVHISPELNAVGETLSTLKFAERVSTIELGTARVNKESSDVKELKEQIAGLKAALARKEEEQGRRPISRSSTPERVRTGSCGSSLSSSCQSMVDLSSHHRQLMEDVGSNIEVKKKSASKMRRRSLDPKDFQMNSPPWPPVNSPASREDDKESVSGDWVDKIMVNKQDGLSRSSSLRGWEDETRHSSDLLYTKCSSDGSKVYPEQPINKVAANKKDGQDYEASRIPSEAGSMDDLDDVETATSDSSELEFPWQPNLQKVSQTPNGLGSKLKKPSPKQVKKPEIRSLIPPPPTRRLSNGMVSPSAKTGRAAALEGKRKTVSGK; this is translated from the exons CATTGAGAAGATATGAAGCAGCAGGGTGGCTCAGAAAGACAGTCGGAGTGGTTGCGGCTAAAGATTTGCCGGCGGAGCCTTCAGAAGAAGATTTCAGACTTGGATTGCGCAGTGGAATTGTGCTTTGCAATGTTCTTAATAAAATTCAGCCCGGTGCCGTGCAAAAA GTAGTTGAAGCACCTCCTGATTCTGTTAATGTCCCTGATGGGGCAGCTCTTTCTGCGTACCAATATTTTGAAAATGTCCGCAACTTCCTTGTAGCGGTTGAAGAAATGGGGCTTGCCTCTTTCGAAGCATCTGATTTGGAGAAA GGAGGGAAATCTTCCAGAATTGTCAATTGTGTGCTAGCACTGAAATCATATGCAGAGTGGAAACAAGGAGGTGGAAGTGGATCATGGAAATACAGTGGGAACTCAAAACCATCATCGGCAGGAAAGCAATTTTTCCGAAGAAATTCTGAGCCATTCATGAATTCAATCTCAAGGACTTCATCTATCAGCGACAAGTCTCTTGATAGCACTGAGCCTGATGCTCGTGAAATG GTGAACACAGGGTCCTTGCATATGCTTGTTCGCGAGCTTCTCTCTGACAAGAAGCAAGAAGATGTTCCATTT ATTGTGGAGAATATGTTGAGCAAAGTTATGGAAGAATTTGAGCATCGGCTAGCCAGCCAAAGTGAACAG TTGAAGACCTCCCATAAAGAGACAGCTGTTTCAAATACCGATGGATCTCCCTTGGAGCTTACACGTGAGGAGACGCAGGTCGCAATGGTCAAGGATGAAGAAAAAGCAGCCTCTGAAGGGACATGCGACAGGATAAACATAAATGATGGTGTATCAACAACACAGGTTGTAAAGCAGCTTATGCTGGTTGAACAACAGCATAGAGAAGTACAG CAATTGAAATCTACTCTCCATGCTGCTAAAGTAGACATGCAGTTTCTTCAACTGAAATATCAGGAGGAAGTCAGCAATCTAG GTAAACATCTGCATGGTTTAGCTCACGCTGCTTCGAGTTACCAAAAGGTTCTGGAGGAAAATCGAAAGCTTTACAATCAAGTGCAAGACCTTAAAG GGAACATCAGAGTGTATTGCCGGGTGCGACCATTCTTGCCTGGCCAACAAAACGGTCTAAGCACTGTGGATCACATAGATGACGAGAATATTACAATAACTACTCCTTCAAAGTATGGAAAAGAGGGAAAGAAATTATTCACTTTTAACAAGGTCTTTGGTCCTTCTGCAACCCAAG CGAAAGTGTTTGCAGATACACAGCCTTTGATCCGGTCTGTTCTTGATGGCTTCAATGTTTGTATCTTTGCTTACGGACAAACAGGATCAGGGAAAACACATACGATG ACTGGCCCATCAGATCTCACGAAGGAGACCCTTGGTGTGAATTACAGGGCATTGAGTGATCTATTCCTTATCTCAGAACAGAGAAGAGATGTTATTTCTTATGATATTTCAGTTCAGATGGTTGAGATTTATAATGAGCAAGTCAGAGATCTCCTTACCCCAGATGGTGTTAACAAAAA AGTAGAAATTCGTAATAGTTCCCAGAAGGGTTTCAATGTACCTGATGCAAATCTTGTTCCGGTAACATCAACTTCTGATGTAATGAATCTGATGAACCTTGGGCACAAGAATCGTGCAGTGAGTGCTACTGCCATGAATGACAGAAGTAGTCGCTCTCACAG TTGCCTTACAGTTCATGTTCAAGGAAGAAACATGACATCTGGTGCAATTCTTCGTGGTTCCATGCACCTCGTTGACCTAGCAGGAAGTGAAAGAGTGGACAAGTCAGAGGCAGTTGGTGATAGGTTGAAAGAGGCTACACATATCAACAAGTCTCTTTCTGCTTTAGGAGATGTCATATCTTCACTTGCTCAAAAGAACTCACACGTTCCCTACAGGAATAGTAAGCTTACGCAGTTGCTTCAAGATTCTCTTG GAGGGCAAGCAAAAACTTTGATGTTTGTTCATATAAGCCCTGAGCTTAATGCTGTTGGAGAAACACTCAGCACTCTGAAATTCGCTGAACGGGTTTCTACAATTGAGCTTGGTACTGCGCGGGTCAACAAGGAGAGTTCTGACGTCAAGGAACTAAAAGAACAG ATTGCCGGTCTTAAGGCAGCCTTAGCAAGGAAGGAAGAAGAGCAAGGGCGCCGCCCAATTTCCAGATCAAGTACTCCAGAAAGAGTCAGAACAGGATCTTGCGGATCTTCTCTTTCTTCTAGTTGCCAGAGTATGGTAGACCTTTCAAGCCATCATAGACAGCTGATGGAAGATGTTGGTAGTAACATAGAG GTTAAGAAGAAGTCTGCGTCAAAGATGAGAAGGCGAAGCTTAGATCCCAAAGACTTTCAGATGAATTCTCCTCCCTGGCCACCAGTCAATAGCCCTGCATCAAGGGAAGACGACAAAGAATCAGTCTCTGGTGATTGGGTTGACAAAATTATGGTGAACAAGCAAGATGGTCTGAGTAGAAGTAGTTCCTTAAGAGGATGGGAAGACGAAACTAGGCATTCATCTGACCTATTATATACGAAATGCTCCTCTGACGGTTCAAAGGTGTATCCTGAACAACCTATAAACAAAGTTGCAGCAAATAAAAAGGACGGCCAAGACTACGAGGCAAGTAGGATTCCGTCTGAAGCAGGTTCCATGGATGATTTGGATGACGTGGAAACTGCAACAAGTGACTCGTCTGAGCTCGAATTCCCTTGGCAACCAAATCTTCAGAAAGTTAGTCAGACTCCCAATGGACTGGGATCAAAACTCAAAAAACCTAGTCCTAAGCAAGTGAAGAAGCCAGAAATAAG GAGCTTGATTCCCCCACCACCAACTAGGAGACTTTCTAATGGGATGGTTTCACCATCTGCAAAAACAGGAAGAGCAGCTGCTTTAGAAGGAAAGCGAAAAACAGTGAGTGGCAAGTGA